ATCTGACCGCCACGGATCGCGCGGAGCGCCTCGCCCCTGAGGCTCATGACGTCGAGGTCGCGGAGGCGGATGCTGCTGCCCGGCGCAATCACGCCGGGATGCGGAACGAGCCGCAGCAGTGCGAGGCTGGTCAGGCTCTTGCCCGATCCCGACTCGCCCACGAGTGCCACTCGTTCCCCCGGATCGATGCTGAAGCTGACGCCGTCGACCGGTACCGACAGCCCGGCCCTGGTCGGGAAGGTGATCCGCAGGTTCTCGACCGTGAGGAGGGCGGTCATGCGCTGCGGGGGTCGAAGGCGGCGCGGAGCGCGTCGCTCACGAGACTCGTGGCCAGCACGGTCACGACAACCGCGATACCCGGGAAGAACAGGGTCCACGGCGCGGTCGTCATCGCGTTGCGAGCGTCGAATACCATGACACCCCACGACGGGGTGGGCGGTTGCACGCCGACGCCCAGGTAGGAAAGTCCGGCTTCGAGCAGGATGACGTCGCCGATGCTCAGCGTGGCACTCACCAGAATGACCCCGGTCACGTTGGGGAGGAGATGCCGAAAGATAGTCCGGAATCGCCCGGCGCCGAGCGCCTGCGCCGCCTGGAGGTAGCCTTCCGACCGGAGCCGGAGCACCTCGCCGCGGACCAAGCGACTGGTGCCGAACCAGCCGGTGGCGCCGATGACGAGGATCAGCACCGGAATCGGCATGCGTTCCCAGACGACCAGGAGGAGTAGCAGGATGAAGAGGCGCGGCACCGCGAGCGCCGCGTCGACGATACGCATCAGGACCGAATCGACCACGCCGCCCAGAAATCCGGCAGCGAGGCCCACCGCGGTGCCGATGGTGAGCGAAAGGAGCACGGCGATGACCGCGATCGAGAGGGAGATCCGGGCTCCGGTTGCCACGCGTGCCAGGACATCTCGGCTCATGCCATCGGTGCCGAAGGGGTGGCTCAGGCTCGGTCCTTCGGCGGCGGCGCCCAGATCCGGCATTGCGGTCGGGTCCGGCAGCACGAGCGGGCCGATCAGGGCAAAGAGGACTAGCGCCAGGAGGAGCAGGAACCCCGCCTTGCCCGACGGCGCCCGCCAGGCCGCGAGCAGCGTGGCGAAAAGTGAGCCGGTCATTCGGCTCGCGTCCTCGGATCGAGGGCCTGATACGCCAGATCGGTCAGCACGCCGCCCATCAGCACGGCGCCGGACACGAGCAGCGAGGTTGCCATCAGGACCGGATAGTCGCGAGTTGCAATGGCGCCAGCTGCGAGGGAGCCGAGTCCGGGCCAGTTGAAGACCGACTCGACGAAGACCGCACCTGATACGAGGACCGGGAGCCAGAGTCCGAGCAGCGTCAGGACCGGGAAGAGCGCGTTGCGCCAGGCATGCCGCCAGATCACGGTTCGCTCGGTCAGGCCGCGCGCGTAGGCCGCGCGGACGAAGTCGAGGCGGAGAACCTCGAGCATGGCGCTCCGCTGGTAGCGCATCGTCGCGGCGAGGGTGACGACGGACAGGGTAACGGTGGGCAGCACCAGGTGGGCCAGGAGGTCGCCGGTGCGGACCAGCCAGCCCGCGTCGGCCGGGAGCAGCGGGTCGGTCATTTGCGCAGCTGGCAGCAGGCGCCACTTGATGGCAAAGAGCGACACCAGCACCAGGGCGAGCCAGAAACTCGGCGCCGCATAGCCGGCCAGCGAGATCCGGGTCAACCATCGATCGAGCCGAGAGCCGCGCCGCCTGGCCTGCAGCACGCCGAGCCAGACGCCGAGCGTCAGATTGACGAGCAGGACCGTCACACCGAGCAGGAGTGACGGGCCGAGCCGGCTCTGGACCAGGTCGCCGACGCGGACGGGATAATACTCGATCGAGACACCGAAATCGCCGCGTACCGCTGCGGACAAGAACCCAGTCAGCTGCGTAGCGATCGGCTGATCGAGCCCGAAGATGGCTTCGAGGCGGGCCCGTTCGGCCGGGGCGACGGGGCGGTCATCGGTCAGGCGGGCCAGCGGATCGCCTGGGGCGAGCCGCATCAGGATGAAGAGGAGGACCGCCACCACGGCAAAGGTGGCGGCGGCCTGGAGCAGACGGCGGATCAGCCAGCGGGTCACGCCGCCTAACGCTGATCCCGTGCGATCCGGCGAGCCGGATCGACCGACCAGCGCCAGAGATCGGTCCAGGTGCCGTCCGGGCGGATGCTGACGTCGCGGTAGCGGCGGTGCACCACGAGCGCCTGGGCCGGGGAGTAGAGGAAGACTGCGGGGTAATCGCGCTGCAGGATGGCGATGGCATCATGCCACCGCTCTGCCGCCGCCGAGCCGGTGGCCCGAACGGCCGCAGCGTAGGCTTCATCGAAGCTCGGGTTGCAGGCTGATCCGACGTTACTTCCGCCCACGCCGGCGCACGACCAGCTCTGCACCAGCCCGGCCGGGGTCGGCACCAGGGTTGCCTGCGAGAAGTCGATGTCGAACTCACCTTTGCCCCGACGCTCGGCCCAGACCGGTCCGTCGAGCCGCTGCAGCTCGACCTGGATGCCGACCTGGCGAAGCATGGCCTGAATCGGCTCGGCCATGCTGACCCGCGGCGTGCTGGTGCCAGGGTAGATCAGGCGCAGGGTCAGCCGTGCGCCGTCTTTGTCGAGATAACCGTCACCGTCGCTGTCGCGCCAGCCGCGCGACGCCAGGATCCGGCGGGCCTCCGCCGGGTCGAACGCCGGGCCTTTGGCGGTGTGACGACGAATCCAGGTGGCCTGTCCCATCGGGCCGTCGACGATCGATGCGTAGGGTCCGAAGACCGACCGGACCAGGCGCTGGCGATCGATTGCGAGGGAGATCGCGTGGCGAACCTCGCGATCGGCCAGGATCGGATGGGGCTGGCTGCGATTGCCGGCGGCCCGCTGGTTGAACAGCAGATACCCCACGCTGAACGACGACTGCGTTTTGATATCGAGGTGCGGCTGCTCCATGATCGGCGTGATCTGGCGCGGCAGCAGCGACGCTTCGTACGCGTCTGCGGTGCCGTCGAGCACCAGGTTGAGCTGGGCTTCGGCGGCGCGCACCACCAGGAAGACGACCCGATGAAGCTTGGGGGCGCCCAGGAAGAAGTCGGGCACGGCGGCGAGCTCGAGCTGGCGACCCGGTTCGAGTCTGCCCCAGCGAAAGGGCCCGTTGCCGACCGGTCGGGACACGTAGGCCGATGAGGCCAGCCGGGCCGCCGGGATGGTGTCGAGGAGGTGCGCAGGAAGCGGCACCGCGTTCGAGACGGCGTCGAACATCTGGTCACCATAGGCGTGACGGAACCGGAAGGTGACCTGCCGGGGTCCCGTCGCCGTGACCGATGCGATGTTCCGCAGCAGCAGCGCGTAGGTGGGCGAGACCGTCGAATCTCGCGCCCGATTCACGCTCCAGACCACATCCCGCGGCGTGACCGGGGTGCCGTCGTGCCACCGCGCCCGCTCGTCGAGTTCAAAGACGAGGGTGACCGAGTCGGTCCGTCGCCAGGAGCGCGCCAGGGCGGGCTCGTAACTCTTCTCGTCGGTTGTGACCATCCGCCGCCCCAGCCGAGCCAGGGGCAGGAAGAGCAGGCTGGCTACGTCCGTGTTGGCCTTGGCCAGCGAGAGGGTCGGCACCGGCAGCGTTGGTTCGGCGCCGATGACGATCGAAATGGTGCCGGACTGCCCGTCGCGCTGGGCGGCCGCCGGGGCAGCCACCAGCATGACCAGCAGCCCTGCCAGTGTTGAACGAGCAGGCATTACGTATCCCTCGAGACCAGGTGGCTACCGCTCCCAAGTCCAAGTATCGGATCGATACCTATCGTAATGTAGCGCCGCGCGTTGCAGAACCTCGTCGGGCCGGTCGGGCGCGACCGGCTGGAGGCCCGCTCCAGCCAGGGCAGCCGTGACGGCGGCGGCGGCCGTGTCGAACGTCACGGTGTGGCCCAGCACGGCGCTGAGGGGCGCCTCGGGCGGTTCGGTCGGCGGTGCCGCGTGGTGGACCGACCGAACCAGCGATTGATCGTCTGCCAGGAGGAGGGAGCCGTGCTGGAGCAGCGCGGTGTCGCCCCGCCGCTGGGCACTGCCCAGGACCTTCTTGCCACCGATGACGATCTCGCCCCCGACGGGGGCGGCAAAGCAAGGGCCGCTGCCGAGCCCGGGGACGCTCCGATCGTCCGCCAGGTCGGCAGCTGCACCTAGCGTGGCCACGGCGCGCGCCAGCACCGCATGGATGGCGCGATAGGCCGTTTGCAGCGAGCCATACGTCGCGACCGGGGCCGCTACCGCGTAGGTCAGCTCCCGCGCGTGCCAGACGCCCCGACCACCGGTCGGTCGGCGGACGCAATCGAGGCCCAGCGCGTCGATCCGGGCGCGGTCATAGCGGCGGGCAGCGGGTTCGTGGCGGCCGAACGAGAGGCAGTGGGGTTCCCAGCGGTAGAGCCGCCAGAGCTGGCGGCCCGTGGTCTCGGCCCAGTCGAACATGGCGTGGTCGACGGCCATGTTCTGCCAGCCCGGTCTGGGCTGGGTGTCGATCCAGAACTCGCCCGAGCCGATCGTGGCCTCGGGCGAGGGTGATGCGTGGCTTACGATATGTACTCCTCGATCGGCGGGCAAGCGCAGACCAGGTTCCGATCGCCGTAGGCGCCATCGATACGCGACACCGTCGGCCAGATTTTGTGACCACGCACAGCTGCCGACGGGAAGCCGGCGCGCTCGCGCGAGTAGGGACGGTTCCACTCGTCGCCCGCCACCAGCTGCAGGGTGTGCGGTGCGTGGAAGAGCAGGTTGTTGCCCCGCTCGGCTGCTCCGGACTCGATTTCGCGAATCTCTTCGCGGATCGATGCCAGCGCGTCACAGAAGCGATCGATCTCTTCCTTGGACTCGCTCTCGGTCGGCTCGATCATCAGAGTGCCCGCCACCGGGAACGACACCGTCGGCGGATGGAACCCGTAGTCGATCAGCCGCTTGGCGACATCTTCGACCTCGAGACCGGCCGACCCCTTGAAGGGGCGGAAGTCGACGATGCACTCGTGCGCCACCAACCCGTCGCGGCCGGTGTAGAGCACCTTGTAGTGCTCGGCCAGGCGCTTGGCCAGGTAATTGGCGTTGAGGATAGCGTACTTCGTCGCCTGGGTCAGGCCGTCGGGGCCCATCATCCGGATGTAGACCCAGCTGATCGGCAGGATCGACGGGCTGCCCCAGGGAGCCGCCGAGATGGTTCCGCAGCTTTCGGGGCCGCCGACCGGAATGACCGGGTGGGTCGGCAGGTACGGCGCCAGGTGCGCTGCCACACCGATCGGTCCCATGCCCGGGCCGCCGCCGCCGTGCGGAATGCAGAACGTCTTGTGGAGGTTCAGATGGCAGACGTCGGCGCCGATGACCCCTGGCGAGGTCAGGCCGACCTGGGCGTTCATGTTGGCGCCGTCCATGTAGACCTGGCCGCCATGATCATGAATGATCTGACAGATCTCACGAATGCCGCTCTCGAAGACGCCGTGCGTCGACGGATAGGTCACCATCAGCGCGCCGAGCCGGTCGGCGTGGGCCAAGGCCTGCTTGCGCAGGTCCTCGATGTCGATGTTGCCCTGCGCATCGGTCTTGGTGACCACGACATCGAACCCGGCCATCACGGCGCTGGCCGGATTGGTGCCGTGGGCCGACTGCGGAATCAGGCAGACCGTCCGGTGCTTGTCGCCGCGGGCCTTGTGGTAGGCGCGGATCACCATGAGTCCGGCAAACTCGCCCTGCGAGCCGGCGTTCGGCTGCAGCGACACCCGGGCGAATCCGGTGATGGACGAGAGCCATGCTTCGAGCTCGCTGAAGAGCTGCTGGTAGCCGGCGGCCTGCTCCCGCGGCGCAAAGGGGTGGATGCCCCCGAATGCCGGCCACGATACCCCGACCATCTCGGCCGTCGCGTTGAGCTTCATGGTGCAGGAGCCGAGCGGAATCATCGCGGCCGTGAGCGAGAGGTCGCGGGCTTCGAGCTTCCGGATGTACCGGAGCATGTCGGTTTCCGACCGGTAGCGATGGAAAATCGGATGGGTCAGGAACGCTGAGGTCCGCACCAGCGCCGAGGGAATCGCATCGTCGATCGCTTCGGCGGTCTCTGTGATCGGTGCCGCGTCCGCTGCGAAGCAGGCAAGGATGTCGTTCAGATCGGCGACCGTGGTGGTCTCGTCGAGCGCGATGCCGATCCGGGTCGGGCTGATGGCGCGCAAGTTGATGCGGCGCTCGAGCGCGGCAGCATGAATGCCTGCGGCGGCTGCCGGATCGACATCGATCGCGATGGTATCGAAATAGGCCCGGTGCGCCAGGCGGTGTCCCGCCGCGGTAATTCGCTTGGCGAGCAACTTGGCGAAGCGGTGTGTCCGGTTGGCAATGTGTAGCAAGCCCTCCGGGCCGTGATAGACCGCGTACATCCCCGCCATGACCGCGAGCAGCACCTGCGCCGTGCAAATGTTGCTGGTGGCCTTCTCGCGTCGGATGTGCTGCTCGCGGGTCTGCAGCGCCATCCGGAGCGCCATCTTGCCTTCGCGATCCTTGGAGACGCCGATCAGTCGGCCAGGCAGGTGCCGCTTGAGCGCGTCGGAAGCGGCCATGAAGGCGGCGTGGGGTCCGCCGTAGCCCAGCGGCACGCCGAAACGCTGGGTGTTGCCGACGGCCAGGTCGGCGCCCCAGTCGCCGGGGGCCTGGAGCTTGGTCAAGGCGAGCAGGTCGGTGGCCACCGCCACCAGGGCTTTGACGCCGTGCGCCTGCGCAGCGACCGACGCCAGGTCGCGCACGCTGCCTTCGGTGCAGGGATACTGCAGCAGGCAGCCGATGACCGACGGATCGAAGAGGAAGTCATTCGGATCGGCCACGACGATGCGAACGTCGCGGGCTTCGGCACGGGTCTCGACGACCGCAATCGTCTGGGGGTGACAGCGGCTGTCGATCAGGAAGGTCTTGTCGCCCTTGACCGTCGTGACGCCGAGTGCGACTCCGAACGCTTCGGCTGCGGCGGTGGCTTCGTCGAGTAGGGACGCGCTGGCCACCGGCAGGCCCGTCAGGTCGCTCACGACCGTCTGGAAGTTGAGCAGCGCCTCGAGCCGGCCCTGCGCAATCTCGGGCTGATAGGGTGTGTAGGCCGTGTACCAGCCCGGGTTTTCCAGGATGTTACGCTGGATCACGCCGGGCACGTGGCAGTTCGAGTATCCCATGCCCAGCCAGGAGCGGAAGACTTCGTTGGCCGCGGCGCGTTCCGCCAGCTCGGCCAGGGCTTCCGTCTCACTCACGGCGGCAGGGATGTCGAGCGCGGCGGAGGTGCGAATATCCGCCGGCACGACGGCGTCGATCAGCCCGTCGAGGCTCGGGTAGCCCAGGCTGTTCAACATCGCGTCGGCGTCGGTTGGCCGGGGCCCGAGATGGCGGTCGAGGAATGTCGTAGCGGGATTCTTCATGGTCGTAGTGACGTTCCGATGGTGTTCAAATGCAAATGCCCCGAAGGCGTCTCACCCCCGGGGCACCGCGACAGCGTTGACAAGCGTATCCGATCCGGAGGTGCGTTAGGCGCCGATGTGGGATCGATACGCAGCTGCGTCGAGCAGCCCGTCGAGCTCTGCCGGGTTCGACGCTTTGAGCCGAATCATCCAACCATCGGAGAACGGCGTCCGGTTGACGAGGGCCGGATCGGTGTCCAGCGCGCCGTTGACCTCGACGACCTCACCGGCAACCGGCGAGTACAGGTCGGAAACGGCTTTGACAGCTTCGATCGTGCCGAAGGCCTGATGGGTCGAAAAGGTGTCGCCCACTTTGGGCAGATTGACGAAGACGACGTCACCCAGCTCGCCTTGTGCGTATTCAGTGATACCGATTTCGATCACGCCGGCCTCGCCCGTCTGGCGAATCCATTCGTGTTCGGCGGTATAGCGGAGGTCGTCCGGGACGTTGGCCACCGGGTGGTTCCTTGTGGTGAGACGGGTAACACGATACCCCGCAGGGGGGGCAGGGTCAAGCCGAGAGACCGTTGGCCCGCCGGATCAGGTCGGTCCAGACGGCGCGCGCGCGAGCTTCGAGGTCGTCGAGGCTGCCGTCGTTGTCGATTACGTAGGTGGCGCGGGCGCGTTTTTCCTCGGATGGAATCTGCGCCTCGATCATCGCTTGCGCGGTTTCCGGGTCGAGGCCGCGGATCCGTTCCATCCGGGCGCGACGGGTTTCGATCGGAGCATCGACCAGCACCACCGCATCGAAGCTCGCGGGGTCGAGTACTTCGAAGAGCAGCGGAATGTCTTGGACCACGATTGGAGTGCCGGCCTGGCGAGCCTCGGCCATGATGCCGTCGCGGCGGGCCCGTACGGCGGGGTGGGTAATGGCGTTGAGCTTTTTGCGCGCCGCCGGGTCGTTGAAGATCAAGGCGCGGAGCACCCCGCGGTCGAGGGTGCCGTCCGCCGCCAGAATCTCCCGGCCGAACTCCTCCACCATGGCCTTGAACACCGCCGTGCCAGGCTGCTGCAGCTCGTGGACGATGGCATCGGCATCGATGACGACGGCGCCCCACTCGGCAAACATTCGGGCCACTGACGACTTGCCCGAGGCGACATTGCCGGTGAGGCCGACGCTGAGCATGCCTACAGAATCCTGGTCTGGTCTTCGTCCTGCCTGGGCACCCGATGGCAGCGGCGGCAGCGCGCTTCGTACGCTTCGGTGCCGCCCACCATGATCGTGGGCGAGTCCCAGCGCGCGGGCCGACCGCCGATGAGCCGCTGGTTGCGACAGGCGAGGTCGCCGCAGACGACACAGATGGCCTGCAGCTTGGTGACGTCTTCGGCCACCGCCATCAGCGGTCCCATTTGGCCGAAAGGCTGCCCGCGAAAATCAGTATCTGTTCCGGCCAGGATGACCCGAACGCCGCGCTCGGCCAGCGAGGTGGCCACGGCGGTCACTCCATGGTCGAGGAACTGTGCCTCGTCGATCGCGACGACTTCGGTATCGGGCCGTACCTGCCGAAAAATCTCGGCGGCCGAGTCGATCGGAACGGCCTCGATGTCGGCGCCGTTATGACTCGAGACGCGGGCCACGCCGCCGTAGCGGTCGTCGAGGTGGCTCTTGAAGACCTGGACGCGGCGGCGGGCAATCAACGCCCGCCGCACCCGCCGGATCAGCTCTTCGCTCTTGCCGCTGAACATGACACCGGCAATGACCTCGATGGTGCCGGTACGCGAGGCGTGATACATCCGCGCTTTCCTGGGGTTCGGACGAGAAGGAGTCCGACGATAGATGACCAGCCGGATCGGGTCAAGCCGGTCGTCGCGGGGGACGGCTGCCGTCTCGGGGCTTCCGGTCTCGCGGCGCCCGGTCCCGCGATTCGCGATCCCGTGAATCACGATCGCGAGAGTCGCTCTCGCGGCTCCGGTCGAGTCGCGCCGCCAGGCGGCGTCCCTTGTACTCGTGGCCGGCGAGCTTCTCGGCGGCGTTGATCGCGTCGAACTCGCTCGTCATTTCCACGAGTGAGAAGCCATCGCGGAGTTCCAGCCGACCAAGCGTGTCTCGCTTGACGCCGGCGCCGAGGACCACGCTGAGCAGCTCGGCCGGGGTTGCACCGTCTTTGCGACCGAGATTGATCCAGACCTTGGGATGGGGCGACGTCAGCGGCGCGCTTGTGGCTGCGGGCGCGGGTGCTCGGGTCCGGGCTTCGGTCCAGAGGCTCTGGACGGCCACCGCCACCTCGGCGCCGCTCCAGCGGTCCAGCAGCGGGGCGACGGTGGCGTAAGCTCCCCGATCGATCGGGCCTTCCAGTCGGGAGCGGATGGCGCGCCGATCTTCCTGAATGGCTCGCTCGGCCTGGTCGAGGCCGCCGGGCAGCGTCAGTGGGTCGATCCGCCCGGCAATCCGGGCAAAGTAGCGCTCGGCGCCCGGGGCAATCAGCACGACGCTCGTGTCGAGGGCGGCCTGGGCGAGCAGTTCCGGCGGGGGGGCATCGAAAAAGATCGTGGCCGGTCCGGCGGGAATGGCGCCGGCCACCGGTCGGGCGGTGACACCATGCCCGGCGAGTCGTTCGGTCAGCGCCTCGTGCGAGTCGGCCGACGCGGTCCAGACTTCGACCTCGTCCAGGTTGAGCAGGTCGGCGGCGCGGGCCACGGCGGCGAGCCGGTCATCCCAGCGGACCGCGGCACCGCGGACCCGGCCGAGCTGCGCCGGCTGGGTCGGGTTGGCCAGCGGCCCCATGGTCGGTGCGCGCCAAGCGTAGCGTTCGGCGAAGGTGGCGGTCCCTGCCGGGTCGGTCGTCACGACGACCCGCTGGGTTTCCTTCGGCAGGTCGGCAAAGATCGGCACGAAGCCTTCGTCGGACAGCTCCAGTTCAGGCCAGATGATGACCACGCCCCGGATCCCATCGGTGCGCAGCTGGCTGCGGCGGAGCAGTTCGGTGGTGGTGGCGAGGGACAGGACCAGCGCGGCAACGCGGCTGGAGGCGAGGTGGTGCGCGGCCCGACTGGGATTCGGCGCGACGGCGACCGTGATGCCGGCTTGTCGACCGGCCAGCGCAACGGCCTGGCCCCAGGCTTCGAGGGACGCGTCCGGGGCGATGACCAGGACCGGTCCCGCCTCGGCCGATTCGGCCGGGCGCCCGAGCAGGGCGGCAAGGACGGGAAGGGTGTAGGCCGGGGCCGGCGGGGCAGCCAAGACGAGGCTGTTGCCGCGGGCGGCTACGGCGGCGGCGGATGCTACCCCAAAGGCTTCCAGCGACCCGCTCACCGGCGGGTTGGTCAGTTCGACGTCGGACACGGGTACCTCGATTGTCAATGAAACGGCTCGTTACGCCCGGGTGCGGCCCAACCGCACCGGTATCAGCATAACACCGTAATCTAACATTGACTTCGCTCGGGCAACCCACGAACCTTCGCGAAACCTCAACTTCCCGAGCAAATCCCCGTGACGAAGGTGCTTCGCCTCCCCGATCCTGTGTCCAGCAATCTGACCCACATCAAAGGTTCCGAAACGGTCGCCATCAACGCCGAGGCGCGCCGACTCCGTGCGTTGGGCAAGGACGTGGTCGACCTGAGCGTCGGGGAGCCTGACTTCGATACGCCGGCGCCGGTGGCGCAGGCGGGAATCCAGGCGATTCAGAAGGGGCAGACCCGGTATCCGCCCAACGTCGGCATTCCGGAACTACGGAACGCCATGGCCACCCATTTGAGCCAGCTCTCGGGAGGCCGCGCGGTCGATCCGGATCGCTTCGTGATCAGCTCGGGGTCGAAGCAATCGCTCTTCAACGCCTGCTTTTCGCTGTTCGGGCCGAAAGACAAGGTCCTGATTCCGGCGCCGGCCTGGGTCTCGTATCCCCAGATCGTGCACCTCTCGCGGGCCGAGCCGGTGATGGTGCCGGGCGAAGTCGAGTGGGGGCTCAAGGTCAGCGTCAAAGATCTCGATCGGCACTTCGACAAGCTCGTGCGCGGCATCATTCTCTGCTCGCCGTGCAATCCGACCGGGGCGGTCTACACCCTGTCAGAACTTCGTGCCATCGGCGACTGGGCCCGGAAGCACAACATCTGGGTCATCAGCGACGAGATCTACCGCCGGATCTACTACGGGCCGGGGGCGGCTCCGTCGTTCTTCGACCTGCCGGACGAGTATCTCGAGAAGACCGTCGTCATCTACGGCGCCAGCAAAGCGTATGCGATGACCGGCTGGCGGATCGGCGCGGCCTACGCGCCGCCGACCATCGTCAAGGCCATGGCCAACCTGCAGTCGCACACGACGACCGGGGCCAATCATCCCGCCCAGGTAGCGGCGGCAGCGGCCTTTTCGGATCCCAAGGTCGAGCAGGAAGTCGTCAAGATGACGGCCGCATTTCGTCGGCGGCGCGATCGGCTGGTCGAGCGGTTTCGGACCGAAGCGCCCGGCATCGAGTTCGTCGAGCCGCTGGGTGCGTTCTACCTGTTCTTCCGGGT
This genomic interval from Gemmatimonadales bacterium contains the following:
- the coaE gene encoding dephospho-CoA kinase (Dephospho-CoA kinase (CoaE) performs the final step in coenzyme A biosynthesis.); translated protein: MLSVGLTGNVASGKSSVARMFAEWGAVVIDADAIVHELQQPGTAVFKAMVEEFGREILAADGTLDRGVLRALIFNDPAARKKLNAITHPAVRARRDGIMAEARQAGTPIVVQDIPLLFEVLDPASFDAVVLVDAPIETRRARMERIRGLDPETAQAMIEAQIPSEEKRARATYVIDNDGSLDDLEARARAVWTDLIRRANGLSA
- a CDS encoding thymidine kinase, with amino-acid sequence MYHASRTGTIEVIAGVMFSGKSEELIRRVRRALIARRRVQVFKSHLDDRYGGVARVSSHNGADIEAVPIDSAAEIFRQVRPDTEVVAIDEAQFLDHGVTAVATSLAERGVRVILAGTDTDFRGQPFGQMGPLMAVAEDVTKLQAICVVCGDLACRNQRLIGGRPARWDSPTIMVGGTEAYEARCRRCHRVPRQDEDQTRIL
- the gcvH gene encoding glycine cleavage system protein GcvH — its product is MANVPDDLRYTAEHEWIRQTGEAGVIEIGITEYAQGELGDVVFVNLPKVGDTFSTHQAFGTIEAVKAVSDLYSPVAGEVVEVNGALDTDPALVNRTPFSDGWMIRLKASNPAELDGLLDAAAYRSHIGA
- a CDS encoding peptide ABC transporter substrate-binding protein; the encoded protein is MPARSTLAGLLVMLVAAPAAAQRDGQSGTISIVIGAEPTLPVPTLSLAKANTDVASLLFLPLARLGRRMVTTDEKSYEPALARSWRRTDSVTLVFELDERARWHDGTPVTPRDVVWSVNRARDSTVSPTYALLLRNIASVTATGPRQVTFRFRHAYGDQMFDAVSNAVPLPAHLLDTIPAARLASSAYVSRPVGNGPFRWGRLEPGRQLELAAVPDFFLGAPKLHRVVFLVVRAAEAQLNLVLDGTADAYEASLLPRQITPIMEQPHLDIKTQSSFSVGYLLFNQRAAGNRSQPHPILADREVRHAISLAIDRQRLVRSVFGPYASIVDGPMGQATWIRRHTAKGPAFDPAEARRILASRGWRDSDGDGYLDKDGARLTLRLIYPGTSTPRVSMAEPIQAMLRQVGIQVELQRLDGPVWAERRGKGEFDIDFSQATLVPTPAGLVQSWSCAGVGGSNVGSACNPSFDEAYAAAVRATGSAAAERWHDAIAILQRDYPAVFLYSPAQALVVHRRYRDVSIRPDGTWTDLWRWSVDPARRIARDQR
- a CDS encoding ABC transporter permease, with product MTGSLFATLLAAWRAPSGKAGFLLLLALVLFALIGPLVLPDPTAMPDLGAAAEGPSLSHPFGTDGMSRDVLARVATGARISLSIAVIAVLLSLTIGTAVGLAAGFLGGVVDSVLMRIVDAALAVPRLFILLLLLVVWERMPIPVLILVIGATGWFGTSRLVRGEVLRLRSEGYLQAAQALGAGRFRTIFRHLLPNVTGVILVSATLSIGDVILLEAGLSYLGVGVQPPTPSWGVMVFDARNAMTTAPWTLFFPGIAVVVTVLATSLVSDALRAAFDPRSA
- the gcvP gene encoding aminomethyl-transferring glycine dehydrogenase yields the protein MKNPATTFLDRHLGPRPTDADAMLNSLGYPSLDGLIDAVVPADIRTSAALDIPAAVSETEALAELAERAAANEVFRSWLGMGYSNCHVPGVIQRNILENPGWYTAYTPYQPEIAQGRLEALLNFQTVVSDLTGLPVASASLLDEATAAAEAFGVALGVTTVKGDKTFLIDSRCHPQTIAVVETRAEARDVRIVVADPNDFLFDPSVIGCLLQYPCTEGSVRDLASVAAQAHGVKALVAVATDLLALTKLQAPGDWGADLAVGNTQRFGVPLGYGGPHAAFMAASDALKRHLPGRLIGVSKDREGKMALRMALQTREQHIRREKATSNICTAQVLLAVMAGMYAVYHGPEGLLHIANRTHRFAKLLAKRITAAGHRLAHRAYFDTIAIDVDPAAAAGIHAAALERRINLRAISPTRIGIALDETTTVADLNDILACFAADAAPITETAEAIDDAIPSALVRTSAFLTHPIFHRYRSETDMLRYIRKLEARDLSLTAAMIPLGSCTMKLNATAEMVGVSWPAFGGIHPFAPREQAAGYQQLFSELEAWLSSITGFARVSLQPNAGSQGEFAGLMVIRAYHKARGDKHRTVCLIPQSAHGTNPASAVMAGFDVVVTKTDAQGNIDIEDLRKQALAHADRLGALMVTYPSTHGVFESGIREICQIIHDHGGQVYMDGANMNAQVGLTSPGVIGADVCHLNLHKTFCIPHGGGGPGMGPIGVAAHLAPYLPTHPVIPVGGPESCGTISAAPWGSPSILPISWVYIRMMGPDGLTQATKYAILNANYLAKRLAEHYKVLYTGRDGLVAHECIVDFRPFKGSAGLEVEDVAKRLIDYGFHPPTVSFPVAGTLMIEPTESESKEEIDRFCDALASIREEIREIESGAAERGNNLLFHAPHTLQLVAGDEWNRPYSRERAGFPSAAVRGHKIWPTVSRIDGAYGDRNLVCACPPIEEYIS
- a CDS encoding ABC transporter permease; the encoded protein is MTRWLIRRLLQAAATFAVVAVLLFILMRLAPGDPLARLTDDRPVAPAERARLEAIFGLDQPIATQLTGFLSAAVRGDFGVSIEYYPVRVGDLVQSRLGPSLLLGVTVLLVNLTLGVWLGVLQARRRGSRLDRWLTRISLAGYAAPSFWLALVLVSLFAIKWRLLPAAQMTDPLLPADAGWLVRTGDLLAHLVLPTVTLSVVTLAATMRYQRSAMLEVLRLDFVRAAYARGLTERTVIWRHAWRNALFPVLTLLGLWLPVLVSGAVFVESVFNWPGLGSLAAGAIATRDYPVLMATSLLVSGAVLMGGVLTDLAYQALDPRTRAE
- a CDS encoding DbpA RNA binding domain-containing protein, with protein sequence MSDVELTNPPVSGSLEAFGVASAAAVAARGNSLVLAAPPAPAYTLPVLAALLGRPAESAEAGPVLVIAPDASLEAWGQAVALAGRQAGITVAVAPNPSRAAHHLASSRVAALVLSLATTTELLRRSQLRTDGIRGVVIIWPELELSDEGFVPIFADLPKETQRVVVTTDPAGTATFAERYAWRAPTMGPLANPTQPAQLGRVRGAAVRWDDRLAAVARAADLLNLDEVEVWTASADSHEALTERLAGHGVTARPVAGAIPAGPATIFFDAPPPELLAQAALDTSVVLIAPGAERYFARIAGRIDPLTLPGGLDQAERAIQEDRRAIRSRLEGPIDRGAYATVAPLLDRWSGAEVAVAVQSLWTEARTRAPAPAATSAPLTSPHPKVWINLGRKDGATPAELLSVVLGAGVKRDTLGRLELRDGFSLVEMTSEFDAINAAEKLAGHEYKGRRLAARLDRSRESDSRDRDSRDRESRDRAPRDRKPRDGSRPPRRPA